CAACTCGCGGGCGAACGGCCGAAACTCGACCAGTTGACGACCGCCAGCCGCGCATATTCCATGGATCCCGGGCGTATCTACGTGAACCTCAAGGGACGTGAGCCCAACGGTTCCGTGGAGCCAGGCGCCGAATACGAGGCTTTGGTGGCTGAACTCACCGAGGCCCTTCTCGCGATGACCTGCCCGGAGACGGGGGAGCGTGTCGTTTCCCAGGTGCTGAGACGGGATGAGCTTTTCCACGGACCCCACGCGGCACAAGGGCCCGATCTCGTGGCGTACCCCTTCGACGGGTATGACCTCAAAGGCCAACTGGGGCGCCCGGAGGTCTTCTACAAGGGCAGTCTGGTGGGCATGCACACCTTCAACGACGCCTTCTGGTATGTCCGCGGGCGCGAGTTCAACGATCGCCCGAAGGTAATGGACGGCGCACCGACGGTCTTTGCGCTTCTTGGCGAAGAGCCTGAACCGGGAATGGATGGCGAACCGAGGGTGGGATAGTACGGGACGGAGCCCCGGACCACAATGCTCATCGACAGCCATGCACATCTCAACGACGAGCGCTACTTCGGTGAACTGCCGGACGTGATTCGCCGCGCGCAGGACGCCGGGGTCGAGATCATTGTCAACATCGGCGGCGACCTGGCATCAAGCTGGGTGGCTGTGGAGCTTGCCGAGAAGTATGAGGGCCTGTATGCAGTGGTTGGCCTGCACCCGCATGATGCGAAAGACTGCACTCCTAAGATGCTCGACGAGTTCCGGCAGATGACCTTGCTGGAGAAAGTAGTGGCGGTGGGGGAGACCGGGCTGGACTTCCATTACGACAACTCGCCACGGCCCGTTCAGAAGAGCGTGTTCATTGACTTCATACACCTCGCCGCCGAGACGAACATGCCCCTGGTGATTCACAGCCGCGAGGCCGAGCAGGCTACGCTGGATATCGTTGACAAGCATATGCAGCCCGGCCGGCG
This region of Armatimonadota bacterium genomic DNA includes:
- a CDS encoding TatD family hydrolase, producing MLIDSHAHLNDERYFGELPDVIRRAQDAGVEIIVNIGGDLASSWVAVELAEKYEGLYAVVGLHPHDAKDCTPKMLDEFRQMTLLEKVVAVGETGLDFHYDNSPRPVQKSVFIDFIHLAAETNMPLVIHSREAEQATLDIVDKHMQPGRRAIIHCFGSDYNFARNCTGRGFLLGMGGVVTFPNSKSVRAVGARIPLEHMVLETDCPYLAPQAVRGRRNEPSYLPYVAQELAALKGISVEEVARVTSENSRAFYRI